The Drosophila innubila isolate TH190305 chromosome 2R unlocalized genomic scaffold, UK_Dinn_1.0 1_C_2R, whole genome shotgun sequence DNA window tatatatatcccCCCTTTGCCAATGAGTCACTTCCATTAATCAGCGGCATTTCTATCTTTCATTGCAGCTACTGttgtgagcgtgtgtgtgtgcgatgcAAGTGGAGGCCAGTTACCCAAAATACGCCGGACGCGTGCCGCCGTTGGATCTGTCGCAGGTGAATGCCGGacaggagcaactgcagcagctgtgGGCGACAAATGCAGCGGCGGTTGCCATGAAGCGTCATCATCCCTATCAAGTGCTGGACAAGTGCCGTGGCGGTGTTGCACTCCTTAgtgatgacaacaacaacaacagcattgcCAACACAACCctgcagcatcatcatcatcctcatcatccaATTGGCTCCGATGGCTTACCCCTCGATCCCCGAGACTGGACGCGTGCCGATGTCTGGAAATGGCTCATCAGCATGGCCGT harbors:
- the LOC117784765 gene encoding uncharacterized protein LOC117784765, translated to MQVEASYPKYAGRVPPLDLSQVNAGQEQLQQLWATNAAAVAMKRHHPYQVLDKCRGGVALLSDDNNNNSIANTTLQHHHHPHHPIGSDGLPLDPRDWTRADVWKWLISMAVSEGLEVTPELPQKFPMNGKALCLMSLDMYLCRVPVGGKMLYRDFRVRLARAMSLLS